The Bos javanicus breed banteng chromosome 18, ARS-OSU_banteng_1.0, whole genome shotgun sequence genome has a segment encoding these proteins:
- the PVR gene encoding poliovirus receptor isoform X3, with translation MAPAFVFTRRRLLQFLLFLFWTTLGAGTKIITVLAPVQVSGFLGENVTLPCKLHPLEHNVTVTQVTWTKQRQAEPARSVAVFHPTQGPSFHESSRLEFMAAKPGEKLQDASLAVRELRVEDEANYTCQFATFPNGDKSARTQLRVLAQPQNKVETLDIPLSPNPVPVARCVSTGGHPPARISWSSDEKTNTTQVPGPLPGTVTVISLLILTPSSQVDGRNVTCRVEHESLEEPMVLPMTLAVSYPPEVSISGYDDNWYIGRREVALNCDIHSKPEPTGYNWSTPNGTLPVSAVVQGTQLLIHTVDETINVTFICLVTNALGTNQANVTILVRERPREKSQEGSTIYIILALVILFVVFLVFLLIYLRRRKNSRRNQYSPTANGMVSYSAVASNSQDPSTEGTR, from the exons ggaccaagataatcacagtgCTGGCCCCAGTCCAGGTGTCCGGTTTCCTGGGAGAAAATGTGACACTGCCATGCAAACTGCACCCCCTGGAACACAACGTGACGGTGACGCAAGTGACCTGGACAAAGCAGAGACAGGCAGAGCCCGCCCGCAGCGTGGCGGTCTTCCACCCCACCCAGGGCCCCAGCTTCCACGAGTCCAGCCGGTTGGAATTTATGGCCGCCAAGCCCGGCGAGAAGCTGCAGGACGCCTCACTGGCTGTGCGGGAGTTGCGCGTGGAAGATGAGGCTAATTACACCTGCCAGTTCGCCACCTTCCCTAATGGTGACAAGAGCGCTCGAACCCAGCTCCGTGTGCTCG CCCAGCCCCAGAACAAGGTTGAGACCCTGGACATCCCGCTCAGCCCGAACCCTGTGCCGGTGGCTCGCTGTGTCTCCACCGGAGGTCACCCACCTGCCCGCATCTCCTGGTCCTCAGATGAAAAGACCAATACCACCCAGGTGCCAGGGCCTCTGCCTGGCACCGTCACCGTCATCAGCCTCTTAATCTTAACACCGTCCAGCCAGGTGGACGGCAGGAACGTCACCTGCAGAGTGGAGCACGAGAGCTTGGAGGAGCCCATGGTGCTCCCCATGACCCTGGCTGTGTCCT ACCCCCCCGAGGTCTCCATATCCGGCTATGATGACAACTGGTACATCGGCCGTAGAGAGGTTGCCCTGAACTGTGACATCCACAGCAAACCAGAGCCCACGGGCTACAACTGGAGCAC GCCCAACGGAACCCTGCCAGTCTCTGCTGTGGTCCAGGGCACTCAGCTCCTGATTCATACTGTGGACGAGACCATCAATGTGACTTTCATCTGCCTTGTCACCAACGCCCTAGGGACCAACCAGGCAAACGTGACCATCCTGGTCAGAG AACGTCCTAGGGAAAAGTCACAAGAGGGCTCTACAATCTATATCATCCTGGCCTTGGTAATCCTGTTTGTTGTCTTCCTGGTGTTCCTCCTGATTTATCTCCGCCGGCGCAAAAACTCCC GTCGGAACCAGTACAGTCCCACTGCTAATGGG ATGGTCAGCTATTCAGCTGTTGCGAGCAATTCCCAGGATCCATCAACAGAGGGCACCAGGTGA
- the PVR gene encoding poliovirus receptor isoform X1 → MAPAFVFTRRRLLQFLLFLFWTTLGAGTKIITVLAPVQVSGFLGENVTLPCKLHPLEHNVTVTQVTWTKQRQAEPARSVAVFHPTQGPSFHESSRLEFMAAKPGEKLQDASLAVRELRVEDEANYTCQFATFPNGDKSARTQLRVLAQPQNKVETLDIPLSPNPVPVARCVSTGGHPPARISWSSDEKTNTTQVPGPLPGTVTVISLLILTPSSQVDGRNVTCRVEHESLEEPMVLPMTLAVSYPPEVSISGYDDNWYIGRREVALNCDIHSKPEPTGYNWSTPNGTLPVSAVVQGTQLLIHTVDETINVTFICLVTNALGTNQANVTILVRGRNQYSPTANGMVSYSAVASNSQDPSTEGTR, encoded by the exons ggaccaagataatcacagtgCTGGCCCCAGTCCAGGTGTCCGGTTTCCTGGGAGAAAATGTGACACTGCCATGCAAACTGCACCCCCTGGAACACAACGTGACGGTGACGCAAGTGACCTGGACAAAGCAGAGACAGGCAGAGCCCGCCCGCAGCGTGGCGGTCTTCCACCCCACCCAGGGCCCCAGCTTCCACGAGTCCAGCCGGTTGGAATTTATGGCCGCCAAGCCCGGCGAGAAGCTGCAGGACGCCTCACTGGCTGTGCGGGAGTTGCGCGTGGAAGATGAGGCTAATTACACCTGCCAGTTCGCCACCTTCCCTAATGGTGACAAGAGCGCTCGAACCCAGCTCCGTGTGCTCG CCCAGCCCCAGAACAAGGTTGAGACCCTGGACATCCCGCTCAGCCCGAACCCTGTGCCGGTGGCTCGCTGTGTCTCCACCGGAGGTCACCCACCTGCCCGCATCTCCTGGTCCTCAGATGAAAAGACCAATACCACCCAGGTGCCAGGGCCTCTGCCTGGCACCGTCACCGTCATCAGCCTCTTAATCTTAACACCGTCCAGCCAGGTGGACGGCAGGAACGTCACCTGCAGAGTGGAGCACGAGAGCTTGGAGGAGCCCATGGTGCTCCCCATGACCCTGGCTGTGTCCT ACCCCCCCGAGGTCTCCATATCCGGCTATGATGACAACTGGTACATCGGCCGTAGAGAGGTTGCCCTGAACTGTGACATCCACAGCAAACCAGAGCCCACGGGCTACAACTGGAGCAC GCCCAACGGAACCCTGCCAGTCTCTGCTGTGGTCCAGGGCACTCAGCTCCTGATTCATACTGTGGACGAGACCATCAATGTGACTTTCATCTGCCTTGTCACCAACGCCCTAGGGACCAACCAGGCAAACGTGACCATCCTGGTCAGAG GTCGGAACCAGTACAGTCCCACTGCTAATGGG ATGGTCAGCTATTCAGCTGTTGCGAGCAATTCCCAGGATCCATCAACAGAGGGCACCAGGTGA
- the PVR gene encoding poliovirus receptor isoform X2: MAPAFVFTRRRLLQFLLFLFWTTLGAGTKIITVLAPVQVSGFLGENVTLPCKLHPLEHNVTVTQVTWTKQRQAEPARSVAVFHPTQGPSFHESSRLEFMAAKPGEKLQDASLAVRELRVEDEANYTCQFATFPNGDKSARTQLRVLAQPQNKVETLDIPLSPNPVPVARCVSTGGHPPARISWSSDEKTNTTQVPGPLPGTVTVISLLILTPSSQVDGRNVTCRVEHESLEEPMVLPMTLAVSYPPEVSISGYDDNWYIGRREVALNCDIHSKPEPTGYNWSTPNGTLPVSAVVQGTQLLIHTVDETINVTFICLVTNALGTNQANVTILVRGFPLRKVR; this comes from the exons ggaccaagataatcacagtgCTGGCCCCAGTCCAGGTGTCCGGTTTCCTGGGAGAAAATGTGACACTGCCATGCAAACTGCACCCCCTGGAACACAACGTGACGGTGACGCAAGTGACCTGGACAAAGCAGAGACAGGCAGAGCCCGCCCGCAGCGTGGCGGTCTTCCACCCCACCCAGGGCCCCAGCTTCCACGAGTCCAGCCGGTTGGAATTTATGGCCGCCAAGCCCGGCGAGAAGCTGCAGGACGCCTCACTGGCTGTGCGGGAGTTGCGCGTGGAAGATGAGGCTAATTACACCTGCCAGTTCGCCACCTTCCCTAATGGTGACAAGAGCGCTCGAACCCAGCTCCGTGTGCTCG CCCAGCCCCAGAACAAGGTTGAGACCCTGGACATCCCGCTCAGCCCGAACCCTGTGCCGGTGGCTCGCTGTGTCTCCACCGGAGGTCACCCACCTGCCCGCATCTCCTGGTCCTCAGATGAAAAGACCAATACCACCCAGGTGCCAGGGCCTCTGCCTGGCACCGTCACCGTCATCAGCCTCTTAATCTTAACACCGTCCAGCCAGGTGGACGGCAGGAACGTCACCTGCAGAGTGGAGCACGAGAGCTTGGAGGAGCCCATGGTGCTCCCCATGACCCTGGCTGTGTCCT ACCCCCCCGAGGTCTCCATATCCGGCTATGATGACAACTGGTACATCGGCCGTAGAGAGGTTGCCCTGAACTGTGACATCCACAGCAAACCAGAGCCCACGGGCTACAACTGGAGCAC GCCCAACGGAACCCTGCCAGTCTCTGCTGTGGTCCAGGGCACTCAGCTCCTGATTCATACTGTGGACGAGACCATCAATGTGACTTTCATCTGCCTTGTCACCAACGCCCTAGGGACCAACCAGGCAAACGTGACCATCCTGGTCAGAG GCTTTCCCCTCAGGAAGGTAAGATGA